In the genome of Dasypus novemcinctus isolate mDasNov1 chromosome 30, mDasNov1.1.hap2, whole genome shotgun sequence, one region contains:
- the RLN3 gene encoding relaxin-3 — MAKRPLLLLLLASWVLAGELWLGTDARAGPYGVKLCGREFIRAVIFTCGGSRWRRSDTLGHPGAGDAFHDADSDPDDLEETGASSEWLALPKPPQAFYGGQPGWPGSPGVLRGGRDVLAGLSSSCCKWGCSKNEISSLC, encoded by the exons ATGGCCAAGCgcccgctgctgctgctgctgctggcttcCTGGGTGCTGGCCGGGGAGCTGTGGCTGGGGACCGACGCCCGGGCCGGCCCCTACGGCGTGAAGCTTTGCGGCCGCGAGTTCATCCGGGCAGTCATCTTCACGTGCGGCGGCTCGCGCTGGAGACGGTCCGACACCCTGGGCCACCCGGGCGCGG GGGACGCCTTCCATGACGCAGACAGCGACCCGGACGACCTGGAGGAGACCGGGGCCTCCAGCGAGTGGCTGGCCCTCCCCAAGCCCCCCCAGGCCTTCTACGGGGGCCAGCCCGGCTGGCCGGGGTCCCCGGGGGTTCTGCGGGGGGGCCGGGACGTCCTGGCCGGCCTCTCCAGCAGCTGCTGCAAGTGGGGGTGCAGCAAGAACGAGATCAGCAGCCTCTGCTAG